Genomic window (Deinococcus aquiradiocola):
GCGTCCCGGACTGCTACACTCCCCCCTGTATGCGGATCGTGGCGCTGGTGGCGGGAAGGGTGACGGGGGTCGGGTACCGCCGTTTCGTGCAGGGCAAGGCCCGTGATCTGGGGCTGGCGGGCAGCGCCGAGAACCTCACGGACGGCCGGGTGGAGGTCGTCGCGGAGGGAGAGCGTCCCGAACTGGAGCGCCTGCTGCACTGGCTGCACCGTGGCCCGGCGCACGCCCGCGTGACGCAGGTGGACGTGCAGTGGACCGAGGCGACCGGCCTGAGCGAGTTTCACATCTTCTGAGCGGCCCGGCGCGGTGTGCGGCCCGTTGCGCGCCGTCAATTGGGAGGGTTGCCCCGGACCGTCCGGGGCTTTTTTGATACTCTGTTCCCATGTCCACGGCCCGTCAGACCCGTCAGCGTGAGGTGATCGTCCAGGTGCTCCAGCAGGCCGAGGGGCCGCTCAGCGCGCCCGAACTGCTCGCCCGCGCGCAGGTGACGCTGCCCGGCCTGGGAACCGCCACCGTATACCGCACCCTGAAGCTCATGCAGGAGCAGGGCGAGGCGCACGCGGTGCATC
Coding sequences:
- a CDS encoding acylphosphatase, producing MRIVALVAGRVTGVGYRRFVQGKARDLGLAGSAENLTDGRVEVVAEGERPELERLLHWLHRGPAHARVTQVDVQWTEATGLSEFHIF